One part of the Candidatus Bathyarchaeota archaeon genome encodes these proteins:
- the arsM gene encoding arsenite methyltransferase produces MNHMEKDVKKIVKNAYGKIAVNTGNSCCQCGCGALDEATKKKISGSIGYSDEEMNAVPEANLGLGCGNPTAFGSLREGDVVLDLGSGAGFDCFLASRKVGEAGRVIGLDMTEAMVVKARRLAKQHGYGNVEFRLGDIENMPLEDGSIDVIISNCVINLAPDKAKVFSEAHRVLRSGGRMYVSDIVLLGQLSDEQLEDEGLLCGCVSGAMHRDDYLAKIKAAGFKVNILGEDREISELQYNGLPLESIKIEATKQ; encoded by the coding sequence ATGAATCATATGGAAAAAGATGTGAAGAAAATCGTTAAAAATGCCTACGGAAAAATCGCCGTGAACACAGGCAACTCCTGTTGCCAATGCGGCTGCGGCGCGCTTGACGAGGCAACCAAGAAGAAAATCTCAGGCAGCATCGGCTACAGCGATGAAGAAATGAACGCTGTTCCCGAGGCGAATCTTGGCTTAGGCTGCGGCAACCCAACTGCCTTTGGCAGCCTCCGAGAGGGCGATGTGGTGCTTGATTTGGGCAGCGGCGCAGGCTTTGACTGCTTCTTGGCTTCCAGAAAAGTCGGGGAAGCAGGCAGGGTCATCGGGTTAGATATGACTGAAGCGATGGTTGTTAAGGCAAGGCGGCTTGCCAAGCAGCATGGCTACGGAAACGTCGAGTTTCGGCTTGGCGACATAGAAAACATGCCCCTTGAAGATGGCTCAATCGATGTTATAATCAGCAACTGCGTCATTAACCTTGCACCCGACAAAGCCAAAGTCTTCAGCGAAGCCCATCGTGTGCTGCGCAGCGGCGGCAGAATGTATGTTTCCGACATTGTTTTGCTGGGGCAGCTAAGCGATGAGCAGCTTGAAGATGAGGGGCTGCTCTGCGGCTGTGTCTCTGGCGCGATGCATAGGGATGATTACTTGGCTAAGATTAAGGCGGCAGGTTTCAAGGTTAACATCCTCGGGGAAGACAGGGAAATCAGCGAGTTGCAGTATAATGGTTTGCCCCTTGAAAGCATAAAGATAGAGGCAACAAAACAGTAA
- a CDS encoding zinc ribbon domain-containing protein yields the protein MSEVEVILRQESGVKDHESRSPPSFGLKAGAFAELGTLILTNKRLVYISKGSASHALAWGVGGVFAAQAVKSSVSKAELDEFATREGSYYIPLENLTFVEAGKKMGESYIHVDCTGTSKPVHAYVVGGGNSNQEWVAAINQAKANMQNAPSLAKAAPPTQSASAAFSQGNCPQCRAANDQTSKFCTSCGAPLTQTAETPLPPPPPPPPTSTPTCPSCRSPIRYIQQYQRWYCDNEKKYV from the coding sequence TTGTCTGAAGTCGAAGTCATATTAAGACAGGAATCAGGCGTTAAGGATCATGAATCTCGTTCTCCTCCATCTTTCGGGTTGAAAGCAGGTGCATTCGCCGAGTTGGGAACGCTGATTTTAACCAATAAGCGGCTTGTATACATCTCAAAAGGCAGCGCTTCACATGCGCTTGCATGGGGAGTCGGCGGCGTCTTTGCAGCTCAAGCGGTAAAGAGCTCAGTGTCCAAGGCAGAACTCGACGAGTTCGCAACCCGTGAAGGCAGCTACTATATTCCCCTTGAAAACTTAACTTTCGTTGAAGCAGGTAAAAAGATGGGTGAATCATACATCCATGTTGACTGCACTGGAACCAGCAAACCCGTACACGCCTATGTCGTAGGCGGCGGCAACAGCAACCAAGAATGGGTCGCAGCTATTAATCAAGCAAAGGCAAACATGCAAAACGCGCCCTCTTTAGCAAAAGCAGCTCCCCCTACGCAATCAGCTTCCGCAGCTTTCTCTCAGGGGAATTGCCCACAGTGCAGAGCAGCAAACGATCAGACCTCAAAATTCTGTACCTCATGCGGAGCCCCACTAACACAAACCGCAGAGACGCCGCTGCCTCCTCCGCCTCCACCGCCGCCAACCTCAACGCCGACGTGCCCCTCCTGCAGAAGCCCAATCCGCTATATCCAGCAGTATCAACGTTGGTACTGTGACAACGAAAAAAAGTATGTTTAG